In Daphnia pulex isolate KAP4 chromosome 7, ASM2113471v1, one genomic interval encodes:
- the LOC124197476 gene encoding centromere protein K-like, translating into MAKQNDDLREACSKLREIITKNQIRLDAIQKEIEKSKKPSSTISNLQIQQAGPIAAFETRKQGLASMQEGLTVSDCQPNFPDNKMILIKLARLWQSRSKTEIQELLVEEKLKQASLRAERERAVNCLNENKQLLEVHLKEKRSLENKEEELEEERVSELKEKLENAKRQYGEMKNNLKKTVGKYFPEPEIPGFTGVYSLLNDLTKRLLNGERDAYVEVQNTWPYYLETLEANGIIEYHPTDRSKVRVIDFSDGRLGKTD; encoded by the exons ATGGCAAAGCAAAATGATGATCTGCGCGAAGCTTGTTCGAAACTGAGAGAAATTATCACTAAAAACCAGATTCGATTGGATGCCATacagaaagaaattgaaaaatctaagAAGCCTAGTTCGACAATCAGTAATTTACAAATTCAACAAGCTGGTCCTATTGCAGCATTCGAAACAAGGAAGCAGGGTCTAGCTTCCATGCAAGAAGGACTTACAGTGTCTGATTGCCAGCCCAATT TTCCAGACAATAAGatgattttgattaaattagcTAGATTGTGGCAATCACgttcaaaaacagaaatccAAGAGCTATTAGTGGAAGAAAAACTAAAGCAGGCTTCACTAagggcagagagagagag AGCTGTGAATTgtttaaatgaaaacaaacaattattaGAGGTTCACTTAAAGGAGAAAAGGAgtcttgaaaataaagaagaagagcttgAGGAAGAGAGGGTTTcagaactgaaagaaaaattggaaaacgcGAAAAGACAGTATGGGGAAATGAAGAATAATTTG aaaaaaacagttggaaaatattttcctgAGCCAGAAATCCCTGGATTCACTGGAGTATACTCTCTTTTGAAT GACTTGACTAAACGCCTTTTAAACGGAGAACGAGATGCGTACGTTGAAGTACAAAACACTTGGCCTTATTACTTGGAAACATTGGAAGCAAATGGAATCATTGAGTACCACCCGACTGATCGCTCAAAAGTAAGAGTTATTGATTTTTCGGATGGTCGACTTGGTAAAACTgattga
- the LOC124197393 gene encoding protein lin-9 homolog isoform X2 — MADLLETESAEALLSFKNGGFKVKRELDFGDDSEQANQAMTLGPEMFGLKRISDVNSSSSSKITGSTTSNPITLNRRGIPARIRKKNPLFFDDDTIVNQSTNKSPRKSTKSNSGVSGSSHSNQLAPQVTTSKIIKRGHTRSAPGSATGTPERRSGSNASTPLKTTNRVKAKLKKMKVKPAFKLPEKQKSEPLVVGRRARSIVAAAALPSVAATTAEQEAEDLKKLGVRLRNLLKLPKAHKWVCYEWFYSNLDQALFEGDNDFMLCLRESFPSLKLRQLTRSQWCTIRRLMGRPRRCSQAFFNEERGELAKKRQKIRLVQQRKVSDMASLCRDLPDLIPMPLVIGTKVTARLRQPQDGLFVGQIDAVDTSNNTYRITFDRQGLGTHSVPDYEVLSNETVDMISISSLAQRFRPRPAVLPPTPAIIPLMASQQQTLTISSQHQQPIKQSSLEVAMPTLSLTSHVSGTRIGHTSHSDSSSLVSDPVLGSSNSRLTPQETTFGSLPIHVLTPIVRLSKILNMKKDKVRRLRDMNTEVERRESVGETVAPDFQRRYARTILDLEELNTELNSLLVKIAPDSEHGLSPLAGPDSIRQLCYQEARDLVETQLDTRSGSHPNVTSAPIIALVTGLTSLMLQIKCLAESERNAYELQALHDSLDELRKSLDKSNLTSLRNHVLVHVQHIQSGLCNFDHMTPFNGTETNAPAVTSTTRNLPLPNDNDNH; from the exons ATGGCGGATTTACTTGAAA CTGAATCTGCAGAAGCTTTactttcattcaaaaatggaGGATTCAAAGTGAAAAGAGAGCTTGATTTTGGAGATGACTCAGAACAGGCGAATCAAGCAATGACTTTAGGCCCAGAAATGTTTGGATTAAAACGGATCAGTGATGTAAATTCATCCTCTAGTTCAAAAATAACTGGGAGTACCACTTCAAATCCAATCACATTGAACAGAAGAGGCATT ccagcaagaattcgaaaaaagaatCCATTGTTCTTTGATGATGATACTATTGTCAACCAATCTACTAATAAATCTCCAAGGAAATCCACAAAATCCAACAGTGGTGTTAGTGGATCATCTCATTCAAACCAGTTAGCACCTCAAGTTACcacttcaaaaataataaagagag GCCACACAAGATCTGCACCTGGCAGTGCAACTGGTACTCCGGAACGTCGCAGTGGATCAAATGCTTCGACGCCGCTCAAAACTACTAATCGAGTTAAGGCAAagctaaagaaaatgaaggttAAGCCAGCTTTTaag TTGCCGGAAAAGCAGAAGAGTGAACCTTTAGTTGTTGGACGTCGTGCTCGGAGTATTGTGGCCGCGGCCGCTTTACCTTCGGTTGCAGCAACAACGGCTGAGCAAGAAGCCGAAGACTTGAAAAAACTTGGTGTCCGCTTACGCAATTTACTTAAGTTACCCAAAGCGCACAAATGGGTCTGCTATGAATGGTTCTACAGTAATCTAGACCA agcATTGTTTGAAGGCGACAATGACTTTATGCTATGTTTACGAGAGTCATTCCCCAGCTTGAAATTGCGACAGCTTACTAGATCCCAGTGGTGTACCATCCGTCGTCTTATGGGAAGACCAAGACGTTGTTCTCAG gcattttttaatgaagaaagaggagaattggccaaaaaaagacAGAAGATTCGTTTAGTTCAACAGCGCAAAGTAAGCGATATGGCATCTCTTTGTAGGGATTTGCCGGATCTTATCCCTATGCCTTTGGTTATCGGCACCAAAGTGACGGCCAGACTTCGGCAACCACAG GATGGATTGTTCGTTGGCCAAATCGATGCCGTAGATACGTCCAATAATACATACCGCATCACATTTGATAGACAAGGATTGGGAACACACTCTGTTCCGGATTACGAAGTTTTG TCGAATGAAACAGTAGACATGATTTCGATATCGAGTTTGGCTCAACGGTTTCGCCCTCGCCCAGCTGTTTTACCACCGACCCCCGCAATAATACCACTGATGGCTTCACAGCAGCAAACACTAACAATCTCGAGTCAACATCAACAGCCCATTAAACAGTCTTCCCTTGAAGTTGCAATGCCTACTTTATCTTTAACTTCACATGTCAGTGGCACACGAATTGGACACACTTCTCATTCTGATTCTTCAAGTTTAGTCAGCGATCCTGTCTTGGGATCGTCTAATTCAAGATTGACACCACAAGAAACGACGTTTGGCTCCTTGCCCATCCACGTTCTGACACCAATC GTACGACTCTCGAAgattttaaatatgaaaaaagataaggtTAGAAGACTGAGAGATATGAATACAGAAGTTGAACGCCGAGAGTCAGTCGGCGAAACTGTTGCACCCGATTTTCAACGACGCTATGCTCGTACCATCCTTGATTTGGAAGAATTGAATACGGAACTCAACAGCCTCCTAGTTAAG ATTGCTCCGGATTCAGAGCATGGTCTATCCCCATTAGCTGGGCCAGATAGTATTCGCCAACTGTGTTATCAAGAAGCTAGAGATTTGGTTGAAACTCAGTTGGATACTCGAAGTGGTTCACATCCAAATGTTACCTCTGCCCCGATTATTGCACTTGTCACTGGTCTCACATCTTTAATGCTCCAAATCAAG tgccTTGCGGAAAGTGAACGCAACGCTTACGAGCTTCAAGCTTTACACGACTCCTTAGATGAACTGCGGAAGTCCTTAGACAAATCGAATCTAACTTCTCTTAGGAACCATGTTTTAGTTCACGTGCAGCATATCCAATCTGGATTGTGTAACTTTGACCACATGACGCCGTTCAACGGTACCGAAACTAATGCACCTGCGGTCACCTCCACCACTAGGAACCTACCGTTACCCAATGATAACGATAACCATTAA
- the LOC124196735 gene encoding kinesin-like protein KIF14, protein MKGSASSAGSRSNQNPRCTTTSSSSTKTPLEGHLKPKTPALITPSPKIERMERREKSNALENVQRDLSTRCGVQQSNKLKVPFTMNERHSTGSPKLSTPIRSGPRSSEISMSTIVRTPEVFSTVRFETPKRNLASEQGGSGVETSNLVVAVRVRPQTDKEKTEIEMKPVISVKGNEMSVLTDYGQTHSFTYDHCFLSNAAFHDKQHDQDKVYESLARPLLSQAFKGFNTSLFAYGQTGSGKSFSVMGNIGSKNELHVESGIVPRFCRDLFQKIEPLTRNPADNFSIEIQISYFEIYKEKIQDLLCPASKLGGSLRVREHPQNGPYVVDLSKHAVNSFEEIQRWLVVGNRQRATAATSANEHSSRSHAIFTITLAQSQEEKLDGKSHQVRKQSRINFIDLAGSERVASCQSVGDRREEGLTINQSLLTLGRVITALAEQNFVPYRESVLTWLLKESLGGDSKTVMLATVSPCAAHIEETLATLRYACQARKIVNTARICEDPNSVHIRHLRDQIKLMENRLHEANARSSDETAVAGSSANESSSRVQQLETEIQCLKSRLADVECQKDISWQEKVTQAEMKRAEAEEALANFGISSVKDPKKPCLVNVNQDPLLSGTLFFPLKPGQNWVGPPVCSVELPAIQLTGVMIEDQHCCIELSGDNLRLTANAETYVNGQLVTSTGVDLRHGDRIIIGGTHYFHLHNPNDSQFQGKKMNNNKVSDFENAHEELRNCQEKRLQVAIKEAQEKARVLLIAEMEELRQEAALEISLQRHSYEDEIASLNRVLQERQSNDIPSPLLASPSTSKSTNLEEIESLLRDTQRKLAQPTKNSEESSFVIQSMLNETNAICRRFQQPYAFVRKEALTEDLQPLICVQDRDRQLVMHWNVDTLRQRLEALREAVDETGDFPVDAIFERGDVWQLEDGTSALFVPAIKEKLDKLLKRHDSSMSVLDDSRFSFDSSRRSSLLFSRSPTINTGTADTCKELIHKLGDGDLNSTFCVAASSLQRVLDIPDRTYTFVIPLTVHAHTLLAIYPALVSFFVHKRDVPSSIRANWIQSTKELGRKLQNSLEFVMQGISLDSVGLFNDWVHRTQDSLNSILASYCELSVVFCNEVPNLDVITSATAFTGFVSAQTKVHQATIGFADDVRMKIAQLPDENSIDYLDNSSLMTRDSWLVKASHDVITQVLILLEQFTENIDSKFLCEKDVAAIHSKFHQRIDILLRMANTVENLLSYLELADLTQVKLCAAALEVQATAYANQMGVSADITSVLCDVSFAVNSVHKIVAERRRMTALRRGRDISYSPLPARLLASTPRKSSHFDDVIESEISNSTFETVESDESLEEVPISPSAIKKALLFHTPSKSSLKPNGSLKRPHKSVRFNVSEMSL, encoded by the exons atgaaaggtTCAGCATCTTCTGCAGGGTCAAGATCAAATCAGAACCCACGATGTACTACCacatcatcttcttcaacaAAGACACCACTTGAAGGCCACCTCAAACCAAAAACACCTGCATTAATAACACCAAGCCCTAAAATAGAAAGAATGGAACGAAGAGAAAAATCTAATGCTCTAGAAAATGTACAAAGAGATCTCTCTACAAGGTGTGGAGTCCAACagtcaaacaaattgaaagttCCATTTACCATGAATGAAAGACACTCTACTGGAAGTCCCAAACTAAGCACACCTATTAGGTCTGGTCCACGAAGCTCTGAAATATCTATGTCAACAATTGTGAGAACACCTGAAGTTTTTTCTACAGTACGTTttgaaaccccaaaaagaaatcttgCTAGTGAACAGGGTGGCTCTGGAGTTGAAACCAGCAATTTAGTAGTTGCTGTAAGAGTTCGTCCTCAAACTGATAAAGAGAAAActgaaatagaaatgaaaccTGTAATTAGTGtaaagggaaatgaaatgaGTGTGCTGACAGATTATGGGCAAACACACTCTTTTACTTACGATCACTGCTTTTTGTCAAATGCCGCTTTTCATGACAAACAACATGATCAAGACAAAGTTTATGAAAGCTTGGCAAGGCCATTACTTTCTCAAGCCTTCAAAGGATTCAATACCTCGTTATTTGCCTATGGACAAACAGGTTCTGGGAAGAGTTTCAGTGTGATGGGCAATATTGGCAGTAAAAATGAATTGCATGTGGAGAGTGGAATTGTACCACGTTTTTGCCGCGaccttttccaaaaaattgaaCCACTTACGAGGAATCCCGCTGATAacttttcaattgaaattcaaataagctatttcgaaatttataaagagaaaattcaagaCCTTTTGTGTCCTGCAAGTAAATTAGGAGGAAGCTTGCGCGTTCGTGAACACCCACAAAAt GGTCCATATGTAGTTGATCTTTCGAAGCATGCAGTTAATTCGTTTGAAGAAATACAGCGTTGGCTTGTGGTTGGAAACCGGCAACGCGCAACTGCAGCAACATCTGCAAATGAACATAGTTCACGTTCTCATGCTATATTTACCATCACATTAGCACAAA gtcaagaagaaaagttaGATGGTAAATCGCACCAAGTTCGGAAGCAGAGCCgcataaattttattgatttagcTGGAAGTGAAAGGGTAGCTTCTTGTCAGTCCGTTGGTGATCGCCGAGAAGAAGGATTAACTATCAATCAATCGTTGTTGACTTTGGGACGAGTTATCACTGCTTTAGCCGAACAAAATTTCGTACCCTACAg GGAGTCGGTATTGACTTGGCTTTTGAAGGAAAGTTTGGGCGGTGATTCAAAAACAGTAATGCTGGCCACTGTTAGTCCATGCGCAGCTCACATAGAAGAAACGTTAGCAACCTTGCGTTACGCTTGTCAG GCTCGTAAGATAGTCAACACTGCAAGAATTTGCGAGGATCCCAATTCCGTTCATATTCGTCACCTACGTGATCAGATTAAGCTGATGGAAAATCGTTTACATGAGGCCAATGCTCGTTCGTCGGATGAGACAGCTGTAGCGGGTAGCAGCGCCAACGAGTCTTCCTCGCGTGTTCAACAACTTGAAACTGAAATTCAGTGTCTGAAGAGTCGTTTGGCAGATGTCGAATGTCAAAAAGATATTTCTTGGCAAGAAAAGGTGACTCAAGCTGAAATGAAGCGAGCTGAAGCGGAAGAAGCTCTAGCGAACTTTGGTATTTCCAGTGTAAAAGATCCTAAAAAACCCTGTCTAGTCAACGTAAATCAG GATCCGTTGCTGTCTGGAACTCTTTTCTTCCCCTTGAAACCGGGGCAAAATTGGGTGGGTCCTCCAGTTTGTTCGGTTGAGCTACCAGCTATCCAGTTAACCGGTGTAATGATTGAAGATCAACATTGCTGCATTGAGCTCTCTGGAGATAACCTTAGACTGACTGCAAACGCGGAAACGTATGTAAATGGACAGCTGGTTACTTCAACTGGAGTAGATCTTCGCCATGGGGATCGAATTATTATTGGTGGAAcccattattttcatttgcacAACCCAAATGATTCCCAGTTTCaggggaagaaaatgaataacaataaG GTTTCCGATTTTGAAAATGCGCACGAAGAACTGAGAAACTGTCAAGAAAAACGCTTGCAAGTAGCTATCAAAGAAGCCCAAGAAAAGGCAAGGGTTTTGTTGATAGCCGAAATGGAAGAGCTCCGCCAAGAAGCGGCTTTAGAAATCTCTTTGCAACGCCATAGTTATGAAGACGAGATCGCGTCCCTTAATCGGGTGTTGCAAGAACGGCAATCCAATGATATTCCTTCGCCACTCCTCGCTTCACCTTCTACATCGAAGTCTACGAACTTGGAAGAAATTGAATCGCTCCTTCGAGATACACAAAGAAAACTAGctcaaccaacaaaaaactcTGAA GAATCCTCGTTTGTGATTCAATCCATGTTAAATGAGACCAATGCCATTTGTCGACGATTTCAACAGCCTTATGCTTTCGTTCGGAAAGAGGCGCTTACGGAAGACCTACAGCCATTGATATGCGTTCAAGATCGGGATCGCCAGCTAGTAATGCACTGGAATGTCGATACACTGCGGCAACGTTTGGAAGCGCTGCGAGAAGCCGTCGATGAGACAGGGGATTTTCCCGTTGATGCTATTTTCGAGAGAGGCGATGTGTGGCAGTTGGAAGACGGCACTTCTGCACTATTCGTCCCTgccatcaaagaaaaactggaTAAACTGCTTAAACGTCACGACAGCAGTATGAGCGTTCTTGATGATAGCCGATTCAGTTTCGATTCTTCTAGACGCTCCAGCTTACTTTTCTCAAGATCCCCAACGATCAACACTGGGACAGCTGACACATGTAAAGAACTGATTCACAAGTTGGGTGACGGCGACTTGAATTCCacattttgtgttgctgcttCTTCCCTTCAGCGTGTGCTGGATATTCCTGATCGCACGTACACTTTTGTCATTCCACTCACTGTCCACGCCCACACACTTTTAGCCATTTACCCAGCATTAGTCAGCTTTTTCGTTCACAAAAGAGACGTACCATCAAGTATCCGAGCCAATTGGATACAGAGTACCAAGGAACTTGGACGTAAACTACAAAATTCCCTAGAGTTCGTCATGCAG GGTATTTCACTGGACTCTGTTGGTCTTTTCAACGATTGGGTCCACCGAACGCAGGACTCACTCAATTCCATTCTTGCTAGTTACTGCGAGCTCTCTGTCGTTTTTTGCAACGAAGTTCCGAATTTGGACGTTATCACGTCTGCAACCGCATTCACGGGATTTGTTTCAGCTCAAACCAAAGTGCATCAAGCAACCATCGGTTTCGCTGACGATGTCCGGATGAAAATTGCGCAGCTTCCAGATGAAAATTCGATCGATTATCTAGACAATTCCAGTTTGATGACGAGAGATTCATGGCTAGTGAAAGCTTCTCACGACGTCATAACACAAGTTCTAATCCTTCTTGAACAGTTTACGGAAAACATTGACAGTAAATTTTTGTGCGAAAAGGACGTCGCTGCCATTCACTCGAAATTTCATCAACGAATTGATATTTTGTTGCGCATGGCGAATACTGTCGAAAACTTGTTGTCGTATCTGGAACTGGCCGATCTGACCCAAGTGAAACTGTGTGCCGCAGCATTGGAAGTTCAGGCCACCGCTTACGCAAATCAAATGGGTGTCTCTGCAGATATAACGTCAGTCTTGTGCGATGTTTCATTCGCAGTAAATTCGGTGCACAAAATCGtagcagaaagaagaaggatgaCAGCTCTGAGAAGAGGGCGGGACATAAGTTATAGTCCACTCCCAGCGCGGCTACTAGCCTCAACACCCCGCAAGTCCTCACACTTTGATGACGTTATTGAATCCGAAATCAGCAATTCTACATTTGAAACG GTGGAAAGCGATGAGTCCTTGGAAGAAGTGCCTATTTCACCGTCAGCCATAAAGAAAGCATTACTTTTTCATACTCCTTCGAAATCGAGTTTGAAACCGAACGGAAGCTTAAAACGCCCACATAAATCTGTTCGCTTTAATGTTTCAGAGATGTCACTTTGA
- the LOC124197393 gene encoding protein lin-9 homolog isoform X1 — protein sequence MADLLETESAEALLSFKNGGFKVKRELDFGDDSEQANQAMTLGPEMFGLKRISDVNSSSSSKITGSTTSNPITLNRRGIPARIRKKNPLFFDDDTIVNQSTNKSPRKSTKSNSGVSGSSHSNQLAPQVTTSKIIKRGHTRSAPGSATGTPERRSGSNASTPLKTTNRVKAKLKKMKVKPAFKLPEKQKSEPLVVGRRARSIVAAAALPSVAATTAEQEAEDLKKLGVRLRNLLKLPKAHKWVCYEWFYSNLDQALFEGDNDFMLCLRESFPSLKLRQLTRSQWCTIRRLMGRPRRCSQAFFNEERGELAKKRQKIRLVQQRKVSDMASLCRDLPDLIPMPLVIGTKVTARLRQPQDGLFVGQIDAVDTSNNTYRITFDRQGLGTHSVPDYEVLSNETVDMISISSLAQRFRPRPAVLPPTPAIIPLMASQQQTLTISSQHQQPIKQSSLEVAMPTLSLTSHVSGTRIGHTSHSDSSSLVSDPVLGSSNSRLTPQETTFGSLPIHVLTPIVRLSKILNMKKDKVRRLRDMNTEVERRESVGETVAPDFQRRYARTILDLEELNTELNSLLVKVRQQCHEIAPDSEHGLSPLAGPDSIRQLCYQEARDLVETQLDTRSGSHPNVTSAPIIALVTGLTSLMLQIKCLAESERNAYELQALHDSLDELRKSLDKSNLTSLRNHVLVHVQHIQSGLCNFDHMTPFNGTETNAPAVTSTTRNLPLPNDNDNH from the exons ATGGCGGATTTACTTGAAA CTGAATCTGCAGAAGCTTTactttcattcaaaaatggaGGATTCAAAGTGAAAAGAGAGCTTGATTTTGGAGATGACTCAGAACAGGCGAATCAAGCAATGACTTTAGGCCCAGAAATGTTTGGATTAAAACGGATCAGTGATGTAAATTCATCCTCTAGTTCAAAAATAACTGGGAGTACCACTTCAAATCCAATCACATTGAACAGAAGAGGCATT ccagcaagaattcgaaaaaagaatCCATTGTTCTTTGATGATGATACTATTGTCAACCAATCTACTAATAAATCTCCAAGGAAATCCACAAAATCCAACAGTGGTGTTAGTGGATCATCTCATTCAAACCAGTTAGCACCTCAAGTTACcacttcaaaaataataaagagag GCCACACAAGATCTGCACCTGGCAGTGCAACTGGTACTCCGGAACGTCGCAGTGGATCAAATGCTTCGACGCCGCTCAAAACTACTAATCGAGTTAAGGCAAagctaaagaaaatgaaggttAAGCCAGCTTTTaag TTGCCGGAAAAGCAGAAGAGTGAACCTTTAGTTGTTGGACGTCGTGCTCGGAGTATTGTGGCCGCGGCCGCTTTACCTTCGGTTGCAGCAACAACGGCTGAGCAAGAAGCCGAAGACTTGAAAAAACTTGGTGTCCGCTTACGCAATTTACTTAAGTTACCCAAAGCGCACAAATGGGTCTGCTATGAATGGTTCTACAGTAATCTAGACCA agcATTGTTTGAAGGCGACAATGACTTTATGCTATGTTTACGAGAGTCATTCCCCAGCTTGAAATTGCGACAGCTTACTAGATCCCAGTGGTGTACCATCCGTCGTCTTATGGGAAGACCAAGACGTTGTTCTCAG gcattttttaatgaagaaagaggagaattggccaaaaaaagacAGAAGATTCGTTTAGTTCAACAGCGCAAAGTAAGCGATATGGCATCTCTTTGTAGGGATTTGCCGGATCTTATCCCTATGCCTTTGGTTATCGGCACCAAAGTGACGGCCAGACTTCGGCAACCACAG GATGGATTGTTCGTTGGCCAAATCGATGCCGTAGATACGTCCAATAATACATACCGCATCACATTTGATAGACAAGGATTGGGAACACACTCTGTTCCGGATTACGAAGTTTTG TCGAATGAAACAGTAGACATGATTTCGATATCGAGTTTGGCTCAACGGTTTCGCCCTCGCCCAGCTGTTTTACCACCGACCCCCGCAATAATACCACTGATGGCTTCACAGCAGCAAACACTAACAATCTCGAGTCAACATCAACAGCCCATTAAACAGTCTTCCCTTGAAGTTGCAATGCCTACTTTATCTTTAACTTCACATGTCAGTGGCACACGAATTGGACACACTTCTCATTCTGATTCTTCAAGTTTAGTCAGCGATCCTGTCTTGGGATCGTCTAATTCAAGATTGACACCACAAGAAACGACGTTTGGCTCCTTGCCCATCCACGTTCTGACACCAATC GTACGACTCTCGAAgattttaaatatgaaaaaagataaggtTAGAAGACTGAGAGATATGAATACAGAAGTTGAACGCCGAGAGTCAGTCGGCGAAACTGTTGCACCCGATTTTCAACGACGCTATGCTCGTACCATCCTTGATTTGGAAGAATTGAATACGGAACTCAACAGCCTCCTAGTTAAGGTCAGACAACAATGCCATGAG ATTGCTCCGGATTCAGAGCATGGTCTATCCCCATTAGCTGGGCCAGATAGTATTCGCCAACTGTGTTATCAAGAAGCTAGAGATTTGGTTGAAACTCAGTTGGATACTCGAAGTGGTTCACATCCAAATGTTACCTCTGCCCCGATTATTGCACTTGTCACTGGTCTCACATCTTTAATGCTCCAAATCAAG tgccTTGCGGAAAGTGAACGCAACGCTTACGAGCTTCAAGCTTTACACGACTCCTTAGATGAACTGCGGAAGTCCTTAGACAAATCGAATCTAACTTCTCTTAGGAACCATGTTTTAGTTCACGTGCAGCATATCCAATCTGGATTGTGTAACTTTGACCACATGACGCCGTTCAACGGTACCGAAACTAATGCACCTGCGGTCACCTCCACCACTAGGAACCTACCGTTACCCAATGATAACGATAACCATTAA
- the LOC124197392 gene encoding vacuolar protein sorting-associated protein 33A-like — protein MFQLKPGRLPSISVKNMLFITRPEVELMDCIADNLHSEESQGHSASKEYQLIFVSRRSAVCEQRLKDKGVYGTLTSIDELPADFFPLDSDVISMELDNVFKDLYVDNEIISLHQIAHGLMSLQSLYGIFPNVVGKGRHARNVFELMTRMRRDIGVDCDPPMSPLFDTLMIIDRTVDLITPVVTQLTYEGLIDEFHGIKHNTVKLPGENFQASSNAGQSPRSDGSSVKSVVLNSAEELYADLRDKNFSAVGTALSRKAKAISAQ, from the exons atgtttcagtTAAAACCTGGGCGCTTGCCTTCCATATCTGTTAAAAATATGCTGTTCATCACAAGACCTGAAGTTGAGCTGATGGATTGTATTGCCGATAACTTGCACAG CGAAGAAAGCCAAGGACATTCTGCTAGTAAGGAATATCAGTTAATTTTTGTCTCCCGACGAAGTGCAGTATGTGAACAGCGGCTCAAG GACAAAGGAGTGTATGGAACTCTTACTTCTATTGATGAACTGCCTGCTGATTTTTTCCCACTAGATAGTGATGTCATTTCAATGGAACTCGATAATGTTTTCaag GATTTATATGTTGACAATGAAATCATCTCCTTACACCAAATTGCTCATGGGTTAATGTCCCTCCAAAGTTTATATGGCATTTTCCCCAACGTTGTGGGTAAGGGGCGCCATGCCCGTAACGTATTCGAATTGATGACTCGAATGCGACGTGATATTGGGGTAGACTGTGATCCCCCCATGTCTCCGTTGTTCGACACTCTCATGATCATTGATAGGACTGTAGATTTGATAACTCCTGTTGTCACTCAGTTGACCTATGAGGGTCTTATCGACGAATTCCATGGAATAAAACATA ATACAGTCAAGCttccaggagaaaattttcaagCCTCATCAAATGCGGGCCAGTCACCTCGCTCTGATGGTAGCTCTGTTAAATCTGTTGTTCTAAACTCGGCCGAAGAGCTTTACGCTGATTTGAg GGACAAGAACTTTTCAGCCGTGGGTACTGCACTCAGTCGCAAAGCTAAAGCTATTTCAGCTCAGTAG